The region TAAGCGAAAATGAAATTTCTATCGTTTCTACGTTTGTAAATCCGACTCAGTTTTTACCGGGCGAGGATTTGGATGCGTATCCTAGAAACGAGGCTAGAGATATTGAGATTTGCAAGCAGTGCGGAGTTGATGTGATGTTTATTCCTACGGCAAATCAACTTTATTTTAAACACGAACCTCTTATCAGCGCACCTGAAAATTTAGCTTCTATTTTAGAAGGCGCTACAAGACCGGGGCACTTTGACGGAGTTTTAAGAGTGCTAAATAAGCTATTTAATATAACTTGCGCAAAAAGAGCTTATTTTGGCAAAAAGGACGCTCAGCAGCTTGCAATAGTGCAAAACATGGTCGCTACCAATTTTATGAATTTAGAGATAGTTCCTTGCGAGATTGTAAGAGACAATAAAGGACTTGCGCTTTCTTCGCGCAATGCTTATTTAAACGAAGATGAAAAAGAAGCCGCTCTTAAGCTTTCATCATCTCTTATGCACGCTTCAAATTTGATTAAAATGAAGCATTTTGGAGCTAAAGAGATAAAAGAGCAGATGCTTGAAATTCTAAGACCTCTTAAGGTGGAT is a window of Campylobacter sp. CCUG 57310 DNA encoding:
- the panC gene encoding pantoate--beta-alanine ligase, producing MQIFRTVNELREFINLVNPEIGFVPTMGALHDGHISLIKRCISENEISIVSTFVNPTQFLPGEDLDAYPRNEARDIEICKQCGVDVMFIPTANQLYFKHEPLISAPENLASILEGATRPGHFDGVLRVLNKLFNITCAKRAYFGKKDAQQLAIVQNMVATNFMNLEIVPCEIVRDNKGLALSSRNAYLNEDEKEAALKLSSSLMHASNLIKMKHFGAKEIKEQMLEILRPLKVDYVAIVDRSFHEIPRVELKNSIILIAAYVGKTRLIDNLWV